TCACAAAGCGGCTTTGCGCCGGCTGGTTGGCCACCAGGAAGTACCAGGCAATGGACAACACAATGCCCGGTACGGCGAAGATGTAGAAGATCTCGCGCCAGCCCCACATCGCCACGATCGCCACGCACAACGGTGGCACGATCACCGGGCCGAACTTCACCGCGGCCAGGAAGATACCAGTGGCGGTGCCCTTCTCTTTGGCCGGAAACCATTGGTTGATAGTCGACGCGATACCAATCGGCAGCGGGCCTTCGGCAATCCCCAGGGCAAAACGGTAGATTTTCAAGGCCAGCACCGAATTGACCGTGCCCATCAAGGCGGTGAACACCGAGGTGGCAATCATCGAAAACGAGAAGATCTTGCGCACCCCGAAACGGCTGGAGGCAAAACCCGAGGGTATCTGCGCCAGGGCATAGGCCAGCAGGAACACACTGAGCAACGCGCCGGCTTCGGCGTTGGTCATCGGGTATTCCTCGCGGATAAACGGCAAGGCCACGCCCAGGTTGGCGCGGTCGGCCGAGGCCACGGTGTACACGAGAAAAAACAGCCCTGCGACGATCCAGCGGAAACGCGACGGTTTTTCAGCGGTGGGGACCTGAATACTCATACGGGATACCTGGTTTTATTATTGGAATGTGCCGTGTGTGTCGAATCCGAGGTGCAGGCTCCCGCTGAGGCAGGTTCAGCCGCCTCAGGTCTGGTGTTTCTTCGGGTCCTTGTGAACGTCAGGCAGGAGTCATTGCCCGGTCTCGTGGCGCCGACTCTAACGCATATTGTTTTAGTTTTGTATTTTTTTATCGACGAACGGGCGACTCACTGCGCCGCGCCATGAAGCGCAGGTAGGCCATGCGGATATGGGTTTGCATGGCGCGCTGGGCCAACTCGCCATCGTTCTGCTCGATGCCATAGGTGATGTCCAGGTGCTGCTGCAGGCTGCGTTCCAGGTCGGCTGGGCGGTAGAGGAAAAACGAACGGGTGATCACCGGCATGTCGATCAAGGTGGCGAGCATCGATTTGAGCCGCTGCGAGCGGGCGATCTCCAGCACCTGGGCATGGAAGGCACGGTTGGCCTCCTGCACGCGCAGGGTCACGTCCGGCCCTTTGCTGGCAATGGCGTCCGCCATCAGCGCGTTGATACGGTGCAGTTCAGCCACGTCCTGCGGGGTCGCGCGCTGGGCGGCGAGCAAGGCTGCGTGGGGTTCGAGCAGCTCGCGTAAGCTGAACATTTCTTCCAGGTCCCACTGGGTCCAGCCGGCGACAAACACCCCACGGTTGGCCTCGATCACCGCCAGGCCGTCGTCCACCAGCTTCTTCAGCGACGCGCGCACCGGCGTGCGGCTCAGGCCGAATTCCTTGCCCAGCGGTTCTTCCTTGAGTTGCGTACCGGGCTCGTACTGGCCGGCGATGATACGGTTTCTCAAGGTCTCGTAGATGAGATCGTTGGCCATGTTTGCCTTCTGTGTCGAGGTGGGTCAGGGCTCTGCCCCGGGGTGCCAACAGCGGATTCTGAGGCTTGTCGCAGGCTAATGACAGAGGACCGTCCGGGCACTTTGTACAAAAATCGTTTGCAATCACTCAAATTGTATTTTAATTGTATTGCCACCTGAATCCGGAGGCGACATGAAAATAACAATCATAGGGCTCGGCGAAGTCGGCCGTTGCTATGCCCAGGCCTTGGCGTCCAATAGCACCGTGAAGTTGCTGCTCTGCGAGCAACGCATCGCACCGGCGGCACAACGGTTGGCGGACGAATTGGGTGTGCAGATCCACCTTGGTGTAGGCGACTGGTTGGCCGAATCGGACTGCGTGCTGTCCTGCGTGGTGGGCACCCAGTCCCTGGAAGTGACCCGCGAATGCCTGGCGTACCTCAAGCCCGGCACGCTGTTTGCCGACCTCACCACCGCCGCCCCCGAGCGCAAGCGCCTGGCCGGTGCCGAGGCCGCACAGCAACGGGTCGACTACGTAGATGTGGCGATCATGGGTGCTATTGCCTACCTGCGCGAAAAGACCCCGCTGCTGTGTTCCGGCGCCAAGGCGGATGCCTTTGTCGAGCTGTTGCTCAGCGCTGGGGCCACCGCGCGCGCCCTGCCCGCCAGCCAAGCCGGCGATGCAATCACGCTGAAAATCCTGCGCAGCGTCTTCACCAAAGGCATGGAAGCACTCGCGGTGGACGTATTGCTGGCGGCCGAACGCCAACAACTGCGCCCCGCCCTCTATGAAGTGCTCAAGGATATCGACCAGGCACCTCTGCCCGCCTTCCTGGAAATGCTTGTGTCCACCCACGTGGTGCACGCCACACGGCGCTTGCATGAAGTCGAGGATGCCCAAAGGCAGTTGGCGCTGCTCGGCATGGCCAGCAGCGTACTCGGCGGCGTGCGCCAGCGCTTCAGCCACAGCAGCGAAGGCCTGGTGCTGGAACCGATCACCGAAGAACAACCAAGCCTTGCCCAAGCATTGGATTGGCTCGGCCGTCACACCCCAACCGCTTGAACAGCCCTTATAAAAACGGAACGCCACCATGCCTGTTACCCAAGACCAACTCGACACCCTCAAACAACTGGGCACCGCCACCATCCACGAAGCCCAGGGCCAGAAAGGCGCTCTGGACAGCGGCCTCCGCCCGGTCGATCCGAGCCTGCGCCTGGCCGGCCCGGCCTTGACCGTAGACTGCCGCCCCGACGACAACCTGGCCATCCACTATGCCCTGACCAAAGCCAAACCCGGCGATGTGCTGGTGGTGGACGCCAAGGGCTTCATGGAGGCCGGCCCCTGGGGCGACCTGCTGACCCTGGCCTCGCAGAAACTCGGGATTGTCGGCCTGGTGATGAACGGCGCCGTGCGCGACGCCAATGCCATCATCGAAATGGGCTTCCCGACCTTTTCCCGCGGCCTGAGCATCAAGGGCACCAACAAATGCCAGCCGGGAAAGGTCAACGTGCCCATCGTGATCGGTGGCGTGAACATCAACCCGGGCGACATCATCGTCGGCGACCGCGATGGGCTGGTGGTGGTGGAACAGGATCGCGTTGAAGAAGTGATCCGATTGAGCCGTAGTCGGGAAGATAAGGAGGATGGGATTCGGGCGGGGCTGGAAGCTGGGAAAAGTACGGTTGACCTGCTGGGGTTGGCGCCGACGCTGGAGAAATTTGGGATGCGCTGATGCAAGCAGGGCAATTTCCCGATCACGTGTAGGATCTGCCTGATTCTCATCAAACGACTGGAGCCCGCGCCACTTTTTCGCTAGATTCCTTCCCAACGCATATGGGCAACCATGTGCCCACCTTCCGAGGCCCGTTGCGAGAAATCGCACGGGCTTTCGTGTTTCTCATGGATGGGGAAATCGAATTTGACTCAATACATTGCTTATCTGGATGAGTTTGGCCACGTGGGCCAATATGTTTCTCGAAAACATCCGATGTACAAAACCAGCCCTGTATTCGGTCTGGGCGGCATGCTGATTCCCGCCCAAGAGGTTCGCGAATTCGCGATCTACTTCTACAAGCTCAAGTGCCAGTTGCTCGCCTGGGACTCAAACACAAAAACCCACAACATTTACCGGCCTACCATTGGGAAAAGAAGGGCTCTGCGCTGTTTACTGTGGACAATGTAAGCAAATATAGAGAGCTGAGAAGGTCTTCATTTCGCCTCCTGAGTCATATCCGCAAAATTGGCGGACACATTTTTTACACCGGTGAGCACAAGCCTACCGAACCCAGCGAACACAACTCGACCGAGACATTCAAGCGAGCGCTGCTCCAGTCCATCCGAAAAATCGATCGCTTTTGCACGTTAAACAATGCCTCGTTCATCGTCCTGCTGGATGAGCAGAAAGCCGGAAATGAATGGCGCGAACGAAACGTTGAAGCTTGTACCTTGGCGATGTTTGAAGACCCGTCGGAAAAATGCCGCACACTCATAGAGCCGCCACTTCAAGGTGAGAGCTATCTATTTCAAACCTTGCAATGCGCTGACTGGCTGTGTGGATTGATTGGCCGACTGACGACTTTTACCGTCGCGCCCGACGAGTTCGAAGACTGGCAGCTCTTCGACATGTATTTCGCCGCGCGCATCGCAGACGTAGCCCTGCCCGGCAGCGGTCTGGAACAAAAGAAATGGGTTAAACTTTCCGAGCGGCTCCCTCAGCTGTCAGCAAATGACTGTTAATCATTGGGCGCCCTAACGGCGCCTACCCCAGGTTTCACACAGTGTTGCGACCATCTGAAGACAGACCGATGCAACGTCGCGCAAGAATTGTGGTGGGGTCCACCAAGGCAACGCGATAGTTGCCGACCCGGAACGACTCACTGTGCGCCAACACCAACGGCAACTCCGTACACCCCAAAATCAACACCCTCGCCCCCTGCTCACACAAATGCTCTGCCGCCAGTAGCAATTGCTCGCGGCAGACGCCCTCGGTAAATCCGGCCTTGATACCCCGCTCGCCGTAAATCGCTTCCATCACCAGCGCTTGGTAATCGAAACCGGGTGTGATGAGTTGCAACCCCGAACGCCGCGCCACCTGGTGATAGACCTGGCTTTGCAGGGTGCCGGAGGTCGCCAGCAGGCCAACCGCCTGGCCACTGCCGTAGGTGCTCACGATCCACTCCACTGTTTCGCTGAGCATGTTGACGATGGGCACGCGCAAATGCGCCTGGATGCGTTCGACAAAAGCATGGGCGGTGTTGCACGGGATCGCGATGGCTTGGGCGCCAGCACTTTCCAGGCGTTTGCAGGTGGCGTACAGCGCCAAGGTGGGGTCGGTTTCGTCGCGCAACAGGTTGGCGGTACGGTCAGGGATCTGTGGGTTCTGTTCCACCACCATCTTGATATGGTCTTGGTCCTTGCCCGCCGGTGTGTGGGCGACCACCTTGCCCATGAAGTCCACGGTGGCCGCAGGACCGACGCCACCGACGATGCCCAGTTTGAACGGCGGCTGGCGCCTCGGGCCGTCGGCCTGGGTGGCGAACTCGGCATAGATCTGGTTGATGTCGAGCACACTGATGTCGCGCCGCTGCAGGTCGCCGCACACCAGCGACAGCTCGGTCATGCCCGGCACGATCACCGTGGCGCCCTGCCCTTGCAATGACAGGCACGCCTGGTACACCGACTCCAGCGGCACACCGTCGAGGTGGCCGTCCTTGATGCCATTGACGCCATACATTGCCTCCATCAACGCGACCTGGGCGTGGTCCTCCGGATACACCAGGTTGAAGTGCTGGCCGAGGTGTTTTTCAAACAAACCAGCGTGGCGCACGAAGTCCGATGCAATCACGCCCAGGGTGGCACCCGGTGCGACACTGCGCAGGATGTGCCGGACGAGTGCCTGCATCATGTCCAGCACGGGAATCCCCAACTCCTGCTGAATTTCCTCGCGGAAAGTCTGGCTGGCGAAACACGGCAGCAGTACCGCATCCACGCCACTGTCTTCAAAGGTCTTGCACACCTGGAACACATAGAATTTGCGCGCGGTCATGCTCGCGTGGCGGTCCAAAGGCAACAACACATCCTTGAAGGGGTGCTGCTCGAACAGGAAGTGATAGCGGCCCTGGTCCTCCAGCACGACTCTGGATTTGACCAGTTTGTAGAACAGATCGCCGCCCGCCAGCGAGCCGAGCCCGCCGACGATGCCCAATCGAGAAGTGGTGGTCATGTGCGCACCCTTTGCGACAGCTCAACAGGCTCTTCCTCAGTCTCGGATTTCGCCACCACCGCCGTGGCGATGCTGTTGCCGACCACGTTGGTGGCGGTGCGCGCCATGTCGAGGAACTGGTCGATGCCAATGATCAGCAGCAGCCCGGCTTCAGGCAGGTTGAACATCGGCAAGGTCGCCGCTACCACCACCACCGAGGCCCGCGCCACGCCGGCCATGCCTTTGCTGGTGATCATCAGCGTCAGAAGAATCAGCAGTTGCTGGGTGAAACTCAAGTCGATGTTGTAGGCCTGGGCGATAAACATGATCGCGAACGCCTGGTACATCATCGAGCCGTCAAGGTTGAAGGAGTAGCCCAGCGGCAACACGAAACTGGAGACGCGCTTGGGCGCGCCGAATTTCTCCAGGGCCTCCATGGTTTTCGGGTAGGCCGACTCGCTGCTGGCCGTGGAGAATGCCAGCAGGATCGGCTCGCGGATCAGCTTGCCGAGGGTGAACACCGAACGCCCAAGAAACAGGTAGCCAGCGGCGAACAGCAACACCCAGAGCAACGCAATCCCCAGATAAAACTCGGCGATGAGCTTGGCGTAATCCGCCAGCAGGCCCAGGCCGTTGGTGGTGATTGCCGAGGCAATGGCGGCAAACACACCGATTGGCGCGAAGGCCATGACGTAATCGGTGATCTTGAACATCACCTTGGCCAGTTCGTCGACGGTGTCGGTGATGCGCGTGTAACCGGCACGCTTGACGCCCGCCAGCGCGAAGCCGAAGAACAGCGAAAACACCACGATCTGCAGGATCTCGTTGTTGGCCATCGCCTCGGCAATACTGCGCGGGAACACGTGACTGATAAAGGTCTTGAGACTGAAGTCCCCGGTGTTGACCGGCACCGCCGCCGTGGCGTGTTGCACCACCTGCATGTTCAACCCGGCACCCGGCTGGAACAGGTTGACCAGCGCCATGCCGAGCATCAGCGAGACCAGCGACGCCGTGACAAACCACAGCATCGCCCGCACCCCAATACGCCCCACCGAACGCGAACTGCCCATGCTCGCGATGCCGCCCACCAAGGTGGCGAACACCAGCGGCGCAATGATCATCTTGATCATGCGCAGGAAGATGTCGGTCACCATCGAAAAGTACCCGGCCAGCGCCTTGGCGGCCTGCTCGCTGCCGGCATAGTGGTGACACGCCCAACCCACCAGCACGCCCAGGGCGATGCCGACTGCAATGCGACGGGGGAGTTTGTTCTTGTTCACAGGTACGGCCCTCGGATGGCTTTTGTTGTATGCCGGGGATTCTAGGGACAGCCCCCGACCACCATGATGAGTAATCCGGCTAACCCCATGCGCTTTTGGAATAGTTTGCAAAAAGCCCAGCCCCGCCTGGGCGCTGCGGCATACACTCAGGGCTCATCGCCTGGAGAGCCAGCATGCAGATCAAATGGTTGGACGACCTCTTGGCCATCGCCGAGTGGAAGAACTTTTCCCGCGCCGCCGAAGTGCGCTGCGTGACGCAATCGGCCTTGTCGCGGCGTATTCGCTCACTGGAAGAATGGGTGGGTGTCGAACTGGTCGACCGTGGCACCTATCCGGTGCAACTTACCGCTGCGGGCGTCGCCTTCTGCAGCGAAAGCCGCGACGCCCTCGCCGGCCTGATGCGCCTGCGCGCCAGCCTGCGCGAAGTGGAACGCAT
The genomic region above belongs to Pseudomonas azotoformans and contains:
- a CDS encoding GntR family transcriptional regulator is translated as MANDLIYETLRNRIIAGQYEPGTQLKEEPLGKEFGLSRTPVRASLKKLVDDGLAVIEANRGVFVAGWTQWDLEEMFSLRELLEPHAALLAAQRATPQDVAELHRINALMADAIASKGPDVTLRVQEANRAFHAQVLEIARSQRLKSMLATLIDMPVITRSFFLYRPADLERSLQQHLDITYGIEQNDGELAQRAMQTHIRMAYLRFMARRSESPVRR
- a CDS encoding NAD(P)-binding domain-containing protein, whose translation is MKITIIGLGEVGRCYAQALASNSTVKLLLCEQRIAPAAQRLADELGVQIHLGVGDWLAESDCVLSCVVGTQSLEVTRECLAYLKPGTLFADLTTAAPERKRLAGAEAAQQRVDYVDVAIMGAIAYLREKTPLLCSGAKADAFVELLLSAGATARALPASQAGDAITLKILRSVFTKGMEALAVDVLLAAERQQLRPALYEVLKDIDQAPLPAFLEMLVSTHVVHATRRLHEVEDAQRQLALLGMASSVLGGVRQRFSHSSEGLVLEPITEEQPSLAQALDWLGRHTPTA
- a CDS encoding 4-carboxy-4-hydroxy-2-oxoadipate aldolase/oxaloacetate decarboxylase encodes the protein MPVTQDQLDTLKQLGTATIHEAQGQKGALDSGLRPVDPSLRLAGPALTVDCRPDDNLAIHYALTKAKPGDVLVVDAKGFMEAGPWGDLLTLASQKLGIVGLVMNGAVRDANAIIEMGFPTFSRGLSIKGTNKCQPGKVNVPIVIGGVNINPGDIIVGDRDGLVVVEQDRVEEVIRLSRSREDKEDGIRAGLEAGKSTVDLLGLAPTLEKFGMR
- a CDS encoding DUF3800 domain-containing protein; protein product: MGKSNLTQYIAYLDEFGHVGQYVSRKHPMYKTSPVFGLGGMLIPAQEVREFAIYFYKLKCQLLAWDSNTKTHNIYRPTIGKRRALRCLLWTM
- a CDS encoding DUF3800 domain-containing protein translates to MPVARLGLKHKNPQHLPAYHWEKKGSALFTVDNVSKYRELRRSSFRLLSHIRKIGGHIFYTGEHKPTEPSEHNSTETFKRALLQSIRKIDRFCTLNNASFIVLLDEQKAGNEWRERNVEACTLAMFEDPSEKCRTLIEPPLQGESYLFQTLQCADWLCGLIGRLTTFTVAPDEFEDWQLFDMYFAARIADVALPGSGLEQKKWVKLSERLPQLSANDC
- a CDS encoding amino acid racemase, which codes for MTTTSRLGIVGGLGSLAGGDLFYKLVKSRVVLEDQGRYHFLFEQHPFKDVLLPLDRHASMTARKFYVFQVCKTFEDSGVDAVLLPCFASQTFREEIQQELGIPVLDMMQALVRHILRSVAPGATLGVIASDFVRHAGLFEKHLGQHFNLVYPEDHAQVALMEAMYGVNGIKDGHLDGVPLESVYQACLSLQGQGATVIVPGMTELSLVCGDLQRRDISVLDINQIYAEFATQADGPRRQPPFKLGIVGGVGPAATVDFMGKVVAHTPAGKDQDHIKMVVEQNPQIPDRTANLLRDETDPTLALYATCKRLESAGAQAIAIPCNTAHAFVERIQAHLRVPIVNMLSETVEWIVSTYGSGQAVGLLATSGTLQSQVYHQVARRSGLQLITPGFDYQALVMEAIYGERGIKAGFTEGVCREQLLLAAEHLCEQGARVLILGCTELPLVLAHSESFRVGNYRVALVDPTTILARRCIGLSSDGRNTV
- a CDS encoding dicarboxylate/amino acid:cation symporter, which codes for MNKNKLPRRIAVGIALGVLVGWACHHYAGSEQAAKALAGYFSMVTDIFLRMIKMIIAPLVFATLVGGIASMGSSRSVGRIGVRAMLWFVTASLVSLMLGMALVNLFQPGAGLNMQVVQHATAAVPVNTGDFSLKTFISHVFPRSIAEAMANNEILQIVVFSLFFGFALAGVKRAGYTRITDTVDELAKVMFKITDYVMAFAPIGVFAAIASAITTNGLGLLADYAKLIAEFYLGIALLWVLLFAAGYLFLGRSVFTLGKLIREPILLAFSTASSESAYPKTMEALEKFGAPKRVSSFVLPLGYSFNLDGSMMYQAFAIMFIAQAYNIDLSFTQQLLILLTLMITSKGMAGVARASVVVVAATLPMFNLPEAGLLLIIGIDQFLDMARTATNVVGNSIATAVVAKSETEEEPVELSQRVRT